From Oligoflexus sp., the proteins below share one genomic window:
- a CDS encoding RtcB family protein, giving the protein MPIKQIINKGADGRPLAAVAKVWTDDIDDSALDQLRTLGTLPFIFKHVAVMPDVHAGKGSTIGSVLATKGAITPATVGVDLGCGMSAYKIPGLRPEQLEGRLPKVRRAIEKVVPVGQSVHKGNAGMRMLQREETESCLNGKQEVLDRARSFVGNDRHLGGLDKVSTQMGTLGGGNHFIEVCVSKQNEVWLLLHSGSRGVGNMIAQHHINLAKGLMKKAFIDLPNPDLAYFLEGSREFDHYIRDMLWAQEFAYLNRRSMGRLVLNELIEIFDLRDGKGSRLKAESIEFIDCHHNYVAREQHFGEDVWVTRKGAVRAFANDLGIIPGSMGARSFIVKGRGEAESFCSCSHGAGRRLSRTKAKDLYTEADLKRQTQGIECRKDAGVLDEIPAAYKNIDEVMQNQSDLVEVVEELRQVVCVKG; this is encoded by the coding sequence ATGCCTATCAAGCAGATTATAAATAAAGGTGCGGACGGACGCCCGTTGGCGGCTGTGGCCAAGGTGTGGACCGACGACATTGATGACAGCGCCCTGGATCAGCTGCGGACCTTGGGAACGCTGCCTTTTATCTTTAAGCATGTGGCGGTGATGCCGGATGTTCATGCGGGCAAAGGATCGACCATCGGCTCGGTGCTGGCGACCAAGGGCGCGATCACGCCCGCGACGGTCGGTGTGGATCTGGGCTGCGGAATGTCCGCCTATAAAATTCCTGGACTCAGGCCGGAGCAGCTGGAAGGACGATTGCCCAAGGTGCGGCGGGCTATTGAAAAGGTCGTCCCAGTGGGGCAGTCCGTTCATAAAGGCAACGCGGGCATGCGCATGCTGCAGCGCGAGGAAACCGAGTCGTGTTTGAACGGCAAGCAGGAGGTCCTGGATCGCGCGCGCTCCTTTGTCGGCAACGATCGGCATCTGGGTGGACTCGACAAGGTGAGCACACAGATGGGCACGCTCGGCGGCGGGAATCATTTTATCGAGGTTTGCGTGTCCAAACAGAATGAGGTCTGGCTCCTTCTGCATTCGGGATCACGCGGCGTCGGCAATATGATCGCGCAGCATCATATTAATCTGGCCAAGGGTCTGATGAAAAAAGCCTTCATTGATCTGCCGAACCCGGACCTCGCCTATTTTTTGGAAGGCAGCCGGGAATTCGATCACTATATCCGCGACATGCTCTGGGCCCAGGAATTTGCCTACCTGAACCGTCGCTCGATGGGCCGCCTGGTTTTAAATGAGCTGATCGAGATCTTTGACCTGCGCGATGGCAAGGGTTCACGGCTGAAGGCGGAGTCGATCGAATTCATCGACTGCCATCATAATTATGTGGCCCGCGAGCAGCATTTTGGTGAAGACGTGTGGGTGACCCGGAAAGGGGCCGTGCGGGCCTTTGCCAACGACCTGGGGATCATCCCTGGGTCCATGGGGGCCAGATCCTTTATCGTGAAGGGTCGCGGGGAAGCGGAATCCTTCTGCTCCTGTTCGCATGGCGCCGGTCGGCGTCTTTCGCGAACCAAGGCCAAGGATCTTTATACGGAAGCTGATCTGAAGCGCCAGACGCAGGGTATTGAATGCCGGAAGGATGCTGGCGTTTTGGACGAGATACCGGCGGCCTATAAGAATATTGATGAGGTCATGCAGAATCAGAGCGATCTGGTCGAAGTCGTCGAGGAGCTGCGGCAGGTGGTTTGCGTCAAAGGCTAG